The nucleotide sequence GTTGAAATGGAATTGTAGCGTACCGACAAGAAATGAGGCCCCGTAAATAGCGGGCCTTACATGGACCAAAGAGCCCCCTCACCAAAAACTCTCCTACTTACTTTCAGAACGCCTGTCATCGCGCTAGAGTTTGGAGGAGGTTCAAGCGCACCGCTTTCTATGAGTAAGAGCAATTACAACGCTACGTTTTTACAATGATGTCAAAAAAACTCGTTCATCCCCTACTCTTTGTTACAACACTCCTCATATCAGCTGCTATTCCGCTTAGCCTAACGGCTGAGCAAGCGGGCTTCATAACCTTTAAGGATGTCAAACTTCACGCTCTCGGCAACAGCCCGCTACTGAGAGAGCTGGGGCTTGAACTGGACAAAGAGATTGCTCAAGCAATGGAGGTTGAAAGTTTACAAGATCCTCAGCTCCAAGCTTCGATGGGACTTCCCACCTCAGACGAAATCGGTGGACCAGAAAAACAGATTCAAGTTTCGCTCACCCAGCCAATCAGGCTTAGCGACTTTGGCGTAAGAGGGGATGTTAGCAGGCTGCTCCGCATCGTTGCTTCGCGAGAAAACAAGTTCGCTGTTCAAAATTTTATCACGAAACTGGCTCTGGCTTATGATACTCTTTGGAGACTACAGATTGAAGAGCAACATCTAAAAGAGCAGAGTAGATGGGGACAAAAAGTAGTACGCCTACTCTCATCCTCAGCTAATAGCGGACGATTCTCCGTCCCACAAAAAAAGATAGCACAAGCCACTCTGGCCAAGATAAAAGCAAAACTGCTCGGCCTAGAACATGAAGTCTCCATAGCGCAAGCGAACATCACAAGACTGACTGGCAAAAGCCTGCCTCATAGACCGCTTGCTAAGATTGAGCTTAATGAACTTCCGGGGTTTGCGTTCCTATGGAATGAAATTGAGCAGAGTGATATGAGCGTTTTAAAAAGACTATCTGCAAAACAACAGCTCCACCGCTCTC is from bacterium and encodes:
- a CDS encoding TolC family protein; protein product: MMSKKLVHPLLFVTTLLISAAIPLSLTAEQAGFITFKDVKLHALGNSPLLRELGLELDKEIAQAMEVESLQDPQLQASMGLPTSDEIGGPEKQIQVSLTQPIRLSDFGVRGDVSRLLRIVASRENKFAVQNFITKLALAYDTLWRLQIEEQHLKEQSRWGQKVVRLLSSSANSGRFSVPQKKIAQATLAKIKAKLLGLEHEVSIAQANITRLTGKSLPHRPLAKIELNELPGFAFLWNEIEQSDMSVLKRLSAKQQLHRSQENLAQKDRYLSLQPQVAYSKNEDGDNFLGIGFSMNLPLFQGNRAERYRSSSQASATNDRLNYLKSHEFRDEFRLFLHGASAKLQQAKVFQEEVVPKLKEALDSSESLFNNGQLTVLELWEAKSDYHEGLDDSTALWSEVLAMQLEVFVLTGWSYF